A region of the Apium graveolens cultivar Ventura chromosome 6, ASM990537v1, whole genome shotgun sequence genome:
ATGCAGATTCTGGATACTTGTCATATCCTCATGTTGAACGATCACAGACTGGTTACTTATTCACATATTGCGGTACTGCTATCTCTTAGAAATCTACAAAACAGAACATGGCTGCAACTTCATCAAATCACGCAGAATTACTAGCAATCCATGAAGCAAGTAGGGAATGTGTCTGGCTACGATCTATAATCCAACATATTCAGCATTCATGTGGATTATCAAATATCACAGACGATCTACTATTTTGTTTGAAGATAATTCAGCTTGCATTAAACAATTAAAGGAAGGATATATCAAGGGAGATAGAAAAAAACACATCTTACCAAAATTCTTCTATACTCACGAATTACAAGAGAATGGAGATATTGAGGTACAACAAGTACGATCATGTGATAATCTGGCGGATATACTTACAAAGTCACTACCGACATCAACATTTGAAAAGCTACGAAATAACATAGGAATGTGAAGATTAAAGAACATATTATATCAAGATGCCAATATGTGAGATATTTTATTCATGGGGATACtatactctttttccttcgtcaaggtttttatcccaccgggtttttccttgcaaggttttaacgaggcagtaAATCTTTGAGATACTCACATTTGACAATCAAGGGGAAGTGTTATAATAATGATTGTCAAATCTTACTAAGAAAGACTCACAATACTTACTAAGGAAGACTCGTGATACTTATCAAGAAAGACTTAATTTAATATTGGAAGCTTGTCATGAAAAACAAGATTTTGTTAACCTGACTAAGAAAACTTACCTATTAAGTTATCTTAGTATAGTTGATAAAGCTCTACTATAAATAGAAGTTTCGCCTATTCATTTGTACTTGAACAATCACAGAAGAAGTAATAATACTTTTGATATCTCTCTCTTTCCTTCTCCATTTCTTACTCTACATTTTATAGTTTATTTATAACACATATGACATGCTCACCAGATTATATCATAAAAATGTATGCAAATTATATAGATTCATAATCGAATCAGAGAGGTGGCATACATGTAATGGTATTAATCTTGAACTGATCTCAACCATAAAATTTACACCAGATAACTCATTGTACAATGTTGTTATAGCTTCAACTGAAGAGAACATATCAAAACGTGGAATTTTACATCTAAATCACATTTATGATGTATGTATGAAACGTTTTCTTATTTTGTTAGAGCAATGGTTGGCACCCATCAAAGGGTGTCAACTGTTATACCCAAAATTGTTATAAATGTTGTTCAAGTCAAAATCAGATAGAGTAAACAAAATTGAGATATGTATGCTAAAAATTAAGAAGAAGACAAGTCAAGTTTCCTTTTTGCTAAAATAATAGGCGCGCCCCTTTAAATAGGGGAGGGTGCGCCCTGATTTTATGAAAAACTGTTGGTTAAATGCCTGAAGATGTTGGAGGCGCTCCCTCATGTGAAAAGGAAGGCGCGCCCTGTTGTTGGAAGGGAGATTTTGATTAGTTCTCCAGGGGTTGACCCCTCACCTATGGAAGGtcttagggcgcgccctaggaAGAACGATGGTTTGGATGAGGTTTCAACATGGTTACTTGgacaaattttgtggatgattcaaggaagatggagattattattactaacgtATTTgctgcaggtactctattgaagaacttcTTCCTATAATGCAACCACAGAAAGGCGGTGTCTGTGGTCAtagacctccaggggtatgcctgaacGGAAGGCCTCCTCTTGTAGTTTATGAGTATCCTCATTAGGGATGTGAGGTAAATTCTGGTGTGTGCTctgggagctctgtctctgtagtcaatgggtgtcctcgttgggagattttggagtatcctgcactttgcacccaaaagcttgggatcacttgtcttgtaatctggtaggggctccttatccaggggacaaggatgcgtccaatatttggggtgaaccacggctatacgTGCGTCCACGGATTAGaaaaacagctggtagcggaTGATTATCCTTAGTCAGGGAGATGCCTTATTCATGCTgtctcgaagccgcggacaaGCCATGGAGACAATTGCTTTTGTAATGCCATAAAACTTCCACACTGTTTTTCGATAAACTGGAGCAACTTTGGTAGCAGTAAAACCCGTAGACGATGATGCTTACAAACAAAGACGTTGGTTGACAATCAGCGCACAGCTTACTTCCATAACCTTTCGATACGTGAAAGGTGCATGACATAATCCAAATTCCCCCAGAATTTGCTGAGGTATCTTTGAATATTGTATCAGGACATGAGGACTAAATTCATGGCCTTAGTTTGATGCTTATAACTCCTTTGTTGCATCTTTCAGTATTAAACCTTCTATAATTTTTGTTTTTCTATGAAATAAACACGGTTTATTACAAATTATCCGTTGCTCAATGTTTCtccaaattatatatataatttctCCACGAAATAAACATAGCCTAAAAGTTGCATTTAACAATGCTCAGTTTAAAAGGACTATTCTCTTACATAATTTCTTTCTAGTAAACTGATGTTGAAAAGGGCATTCATCAACCGCAAACTTAAGGTAACTGATGTATAAATATGCAAGACATCAGTTGAAATTTACAGCCGATGTCTTTTGTAATATATCTAGTAGTGAAATTGATTTGAAGCTCAAGAATGTTTGCGTGCCCTCTTTTAATCCCCTACTATCAGAAAAGTTGGCGTAGTGATGCCATCGATTAACAGAATACTTAAGAAGGTCAATAAGATGAAATCAAGTTAAAATTACGTTGTCAAACTTGTGAAGTATGCTTATTTCATGCACAAGCTGATTAAAGAAACAGACTAATATTTGTCATGAGTGACATAGCTGTATGAGAGATACAGATAAGTGTTGGTTTATTAATCTAAACTAGCTGTTATTTCCATTACTATTATTAGTAATTTGTTTGATTTGGTTCTTCACGTGATTTAGGGAGTTTAGTAGAACAGTTGGAAATAAGCGTTAAGCAGTAGTTATATTTTAGGAAGCTGGGTGCTAATTTCTAGCCACTCTTCTCTgcataattttatatatatatgtattgcaaTTTCCCTAGTTGATAAATAAGAACAGAGGTTCTGCAGCAACTTTGTTTTCTTCGTTTCATATACACATACACCTATATCTATATATCGTAAAGTTAACCAATATTGTGGTATCAGAGCAAGGTGATTACGGTGGATGCCAAAGTATATGCCTAAGTCCAATTCGATGGGAAACGATAAAACAAAGGATGGAGCAATTGGGTTGACATATCCCATGTTAACCAGGAGTAACTATGCATCATGGGCGATTAAGATGCGGGTCTATATGCAAGCCCATGGAGTGTGGAAAGCGATAGAAAAAGATGACCCCAAGACGGTGGTGGATGACCGTACAGACAAGATTGCACTGGCGGCTGTGTATCAGGGGATTCCAGAGGATATTCTGTTATCAATCGCTGAAAAGAAGACTGCGAAGGATGCCTGGGAGGCCGTTAAAACTATGTGTTTGGGAGCCGATCGTGTAAAAACAGCAAAAATTCAAACCCTTAAGGCTGAGTTTGATGCGTTGAGTATGAAAGAATCGGAACCGCTTGATGATTTTTATATGAAAATAAATAGTTTGGTGACAAATATAAGAGCCTTGGGCGAAGAGGTGAATGAAGAGTATATTGTGAAAAAATTGTTGCGTGCAGTTCCTACTAAGTTTCTACAGATAGCCTCTACAATCGAACAATTTGGAGACTTGAAATCGATGACTGTTGAGGAGACGATAGGCTCATTGAAGGCTCACGAAGAGCGTCTGAGAGGATCAGGAGAACAGAGTGGTGGACAATTATTGTTGACTGAAGAAGAATGGTCTAAGAAAGAAAAGGAAGATGGCAAGTTATTATTGACTCGAGAAGAATGGCTTAAGCGAACTGGCAGGGGAGAAGCCTCATCTGGATCAAAACCTCGCAGGGATTTTGGACGCGGGGGTCGTGATAGAGGAAGACTGAGGTGTTACAATTGTCAGGGTTTTGGTCACTTTGCTGCAGAGTGTAAGAAGCCAAGGCGAGAGAGAGAAAATAAGGGGGAAGTGAATATGACCTAGATGCAGGACGATGAACCAGCACTGCTAATGATGGAACGAGTCGAGGATGAGCAAAAAGTGATGCTGATTAATGAGGAGCAGGTAGTGCCAAAACTGAAACAAGATGCTAAGGCAATCCAAGGAAGATCGAATCTATGGTACCTAGACAACGGTGCTAGTAACCACATGACGGGACAATTATCCAAGTTCAAAGAGATAGATGAGAATGTGAAGGGAAAAGTAAAATTTGGAGATGGATCTACGGTACTAATCGAAGGGAAAGGAACCATCAGTTTAAAATGTAAAAATGGGGAGGAGAAGTTATTGAAAGATGTCTATTATATTCCTCTATTGTGCAATAACATCATTAGCTTGGGGCAACTGGCGGAGGATGGAAATAAAGTCATAATGAATGGCGTACATTTATGGGTCTATGACAAGGATGGAAGACTGGTTATGAAGGTAAGAAAGTCTTTTAATCGTCTGTATAAGATTATCATAGAAAATGGAATTTCAGAGTGTCTACTGTCGAAAAGTGATGAAGAGGCTTGGCTTTGGCATGCACGACTTGGGCATGTCAATTTCAATGCCATGAATTTGATGAGTACTACTAAAATGGTAAATGGTATGCCCGAAATTAAACTGCAAAATGATGTGTGCACCGGTTGTTTAATGTCAAAACAAACGAGGAAATCTTTTCCAGGACAAGCGAGCTATAGTGCAGGCAGGGTATTAGAACTTGTTCACGGTGATTTGTGTGGACCGATTTCTCCAGCGACATCTGGTGGGAATAGGTATTTGTTCTTGCTGGTGGATGACTATAGTCGAGTAATGTGGGGCTATTTATTGAAAAACAAGGATGAGGCATTTGAGGCGTTCAAAAAATTTCGAGCACAAGTTGAAAACGGGGATGAGCGGAAGGTAAAAACATTTCGAACTGATAGGGGAGGTGAATTTATGTCTAAACAGTTCATTAATTATTGTGAAAACGAGGGTATAACGAGACACTTTACTGCACCATACTCGCCCCAGCAAAATGGTGTAGTCGAGAGGAGAAATAGAACAGTTCTTGAAATGGCTCGGAGTTTTCTAAAGGAGAAGCAGCTACCTCTAACACTTTGGGGAGAAGCTATACGACATTCTATTTACGTGCTGAATCGGTTGCCAACAAGAGCTGTAACAGGTACAACACCTTATGAAGCATGGTCAGGAATTAAACCGGACATAGGGCATATTAAGATCTTTGGTTGCTTAGCGCATATGAAGCTTCCTTCCGTGCACACAACAAAGCTAGATGATCGAAGCAAGTTGGTAATTAATTTAGGCAAGGAGCCTGGGTCAAAAGCATACAGGTTATATGATCCTGAGCAACGCACGGTTCATATAAGTCGTGATGTGGTATTTGAAGAAAATAAATCGTGGCAGTGGGAGAATGACATGGAGCGGAACGAGGGATCTCGAGATACTTTTGTTGTGATGGGGCTAACTACAGATCCTGAAGAAGAACACCATGTGGGTGAGCAGTCACCTAATTCATTTTCTGAAGAATCTGAAGAATCGAGTTCTGCAGATGCTGAGTCTATACACACGTCTTCAAGTTCTGCAGATAATGAGTTTATACACACGCCTTCTCCGGTATCTGCGAATTCGATAAATAACGGGGAGGACACGGAAAGTGGGCCAAGGCGTTACAGACCACTGAACGAAATCTATGATGAAACCCAAGAGATCGATATGGATGAGCTCATGCTAGCAGGAGTAGAGGAGCCTACAAATTACTCAAAGGCTGCTACTGAACATAATTGGAGAGAGGCTATGAGAGGTGAAATCGAGGCTGTAGAGAAAAATAAAACCTGGAAATTGACTGAACTCCCACCTGGACAGAAGGCTATTGGCCTGAAATGGGTTTTCAAAACTAAGAGAGACACTAGTGGAAATATTATCAAATACAAAGCTCGGATCGTAGCAAAGGGTTATGTACAGAAGCAAGGGAGAGACTTCGATGAAAATTTCGCTCCTGTGACACGCTTAGAGACGGTAAGAATCCTGTTGGCATTAGTTGCAAAGTATGGTTGGGAGGTACATCACTTGGATGTTAAATCGGCATTTCTCAATGGCGAAATAGCTGAGGAGGTTTACGTTGTGCAGCCGGAAGGATTTGTCAAGAAAGGCCAGGAACATCTTGTTTACAAACTGTTTAAGGCACTCTACGGATTGCGCCAAGCACCACGTGCTTGGTACTCAAATCTAAGTAAATATCTAGAGGAACTAGATTTTGTGAGATGCCCCTACGAGCATGCTGTTTATACAAAACGGAAGGGCAGTGATGTCTTAGTGATCACTATTTATGTTGATGACCTCTTGGTTACAGGGACAGACCTCGCAGGCATAGAAGAATTTAAAAATCAGATGAGTGAAAGGTTCGAGATGAGTAATTTGGGTAAGTTATCGTACTATCTAGGACTAGAAGTAAAACAAGGAGAGAGTGCAATCCGATTAAAACAAGCAGCCTATGCAAAGAAAATATTAGACAGAGCTGGTATGTGGAATTGTAATGTGGTTAAATTCCCTATGGACCCAAAAGAAAGTATTGGCAAAGATGAAGGCGGAAAATGGGTTGACACCACTCGGTTTAAGAGTATGATCGGAGGTCTTCGATACTTAGTTCACACGAGGCCAGATATAGCTTACTCCGTTGGTATTGTAAGTCGATACATGGAGAAACCGACTGTTAAGCATGAACTAGCAGCAAAACGGATCCTCCGTTATGTCAGAGGTACCTTAAATTATGGCTTGGTTTATGTAAAGGGTAGTGGCAGTGAACTGTTGACTGGGTATTCTGATAGTGATCTTGCTGGCCATGTTGATGATCGTCGAAGCATAGGAGGTATGGTGTTCTACTTGGATGAAGGACTAGTAACGTGGGCATCACAGAAACAGAGAAGTGTAGCCTTATCATCATGCGAGGCTGAGTTTATGGCGGCTACTGCAGCAGCTTGCCAGGCCATATGGTTGAGGAAAATGGTGAGTCAGGTAACAGGTAAGTACATCGAACCAGTGGTGATATATATAGACAACAAATCTGCGATTGATTTAGCCAAAAACCTGGTGTTCCACGGACGCAGCAAACACATCGATATTCGTTATCATTTCATAAGAGAATGTGTTGAGAACGGTGATATAGTGGTTAAGCACGTGAACACAGATTTGCAGCGAGCCGATATACTGACAAAGGCGCTACCCACAGCAAGGTTTGAAAAAATGAGGCAGTTACTTGGTGTTCGAGATCTTCAGACAGTGGTTTAGATTAAAGGGGAGAATGTTGGTTTATTAATCTAAACTAGCTGTTATTTCCATTACTATTATTAGTAATTTGTTTGATTTGGTTCTTCACGTGATTTAGGGAGTTTAGTAGAACAGTTGGAAATAAGCGTTAAGCAGTAGTTATATTTTAGGAAGCTGGGTGCTAATTTCTAGCCACTCTTCTCTgcataattttatatatatatgtattgcaaCTGCCCTAGTTGATAAATAAGAACAGAGGTTCTGCAGCAACTTTGTTTTCTTCGTTTCATATACACATACACCTATATCTATATATCGTAAAGTTAACCAATAATAAGTTGAAAAAAACTCTATAGGTATAGCATATATAGTATATTcagttaattaagtaattaaaagTTAAATCTATTGTCTTTCTACAATAATAAAAAGTTGCTAACATAACTGGGAATCCGACATTCGCCATATATGGCCCTAACAACATCTATACCTTGAACAACTTGTCCAAACACAACCTATTTTTTGTTCAACCAATCTGTCTTTGTTGCATTATATGTAGCAGTAGAAATGCAATTCATTAGCTTCTATTCCACTATTTAGAATTGACAAATTCCAGGCCCTTCAGTTCCAGTATAATTTTTTACATAATATTACAAGAGTCTTCTATAAGGTACAGTGAATAATTTACAAGTAGATATACCTGGATAATAGGCGATCCTGCCTTCACTTTTTTTAACTCTGCTACAACTGATTTATAATGCTAAAACAATATGTTGcatattatttattaattcaaGTTACATCATATTAGCTAGTAAGCATAGCACTTATTAGTGCTCACGGAGTAAAGAAACacaaaaacaagaagaaaaaaattataattaaagaCCATCCTCTCAGGGCATAAATATATGTGTGGGAGTTTAGATGGTCTAATAGGGCTCCTCTTCGTCAATAGTCTCTTCAGGATAATCAAACTTAATCTGACCACAATCAATGATTGTTACGGGCATAGTAGTTGTTCCATCAGGCAATCCAACATTCTCCATTGCCTTGACAACATCCATGCCTTGCACAACTTCTCCAAACACAACATGTTTTCCATCCAACCAGTCTGTCTTTGTTGTACAAATGAAAAACTGCGATCCGTTAGCTCCGTTTCCAGTATTCACCATAGAAAAAACTCCAGGTCCAGTGTGCTTTTTCTCGAAATCCTCAGAAAGGAACTTGTCAGCCCCGGTAATAGGCTCTCCTCCACTTCCATCCATAAGAGTAAAATCTCCCCCATGGCACATGACTCCAGGGATTATATGTTGGAAAGTGGTGCCCTTGTAGTGCAAGGTTTTGCCTGATGTCTTGCCAATAGCCTTGCCACCAGTGCAAAGTGCACGGAAATTGTCAACCGTTTTTGGAGCCGTGTCATCAAAAAGTTTCATTATGATACGACCAGATTTGGTACCACCTATTGCTATATCAAAGAAAACCTCCTTCTCGTCAGACACCTTTGTAATGATCTGCCCACAATCTGCGATGATTGCTGCTTTAGATGTAGTAATATTCCTCATAGTATTCAACACATCTATGCCTGTCACAACTTATCCAAAAACAGTGTAATCTTTTTGGTAGTTACTTGGGCTTACATTTGGAGAAATTATGAACTGTGATCCGATCCCTTTTCCTCCGTTGAACATTGACAAAGAACCAAGTTGGTGAATTTTCACTTGATTCTCATTATTGAAGTTGGTACCATAGATAGACTCCCCTTTGCCTCCTTTATAAATATCGCCTTCTATAATACTGCTTGTACCCACCTCCACCTGAATATCAGAACCCTTGTAATGCAAGGGCTTAC
Encoded here:
- the LOC141665975 gene encoding peptidyl-prolyl cis-trans isomerase CYP19-2-like, which translates into the protein MENPMVFFDITFNGEMLGRIEMELYADICPITAENFRALCTGEKGIGRQGKPLHYKGSDIQVEVGTSSIIEGDIYKGGKGESIYGTNFNNENQVKIHQLGSLSMFNGGKGIGSQFIISPNVSPSIDVLNTMRNITTSKAAIIADCGQIITKVSDEKEVFFDIAIGGTKSGRIIMKLFDDTAPKTVDNFRALCTGGKAIGKTSGKTLHYKGTTFQHIIPGVMCHGGDFTLMDGSGGEPITGADKFLSEDFEKKHTGPGVFSMVNTGNGANGSQFFICTTKTDWLDGKHVVFGEVVQGMDVVKAMENVGLPDGTTTMPVTIIDCGQIKFDYPEETIDEEEPY